From the Bubalus kerabau isolate K-KA32 ecotype Philippines breed swamp buffalo chromosome 2, PCC_UOA_SB_1v2, whole genome shotgun sequence genome, one window contains:
- the LOC129643768 gene encoding 39S ribosomal protein L32, mitochondrial-like: MAPIMLVLFVPPLPIARGLLRNCWKQLQQKLLQSRPGFPSPPWGPELAVQGPAIFSEPTNDTSGSTETSSLLDSIFWMAAPKNRCSIEVNQCRRRKPHKLIKVKNNIDFCPECGHLKQKHVLCGYCYEKVCKETAEIRRQIGKQEGGPFKAPTVETVVLYSGETPSEHEQGKRIIERERKRPSWFTQN, translated from the coding sequence ATGGCGCCTATCATGCTGGTGCTGTTTGTTCCGCCGTTGCCCATAGCCCGAGGACTTCTCCGGAACTGTTGGAAGCAGCTGCAGCAGAAACTTCTGCAGAGCCGACCAGGTTTTCCCAGTCCTCCCTGGGGACCAGAGTTAGCGGTCCAAGGTCCAGCTATATTTTCAGAACCAACAAATGATACCAGTGGAAGTACGGAGACGTCCAGCCTTTTGGATAGTATATTTTGGATGGCAGCTCCTAAAAACAGGTGCAGCATTGAAGTGAACCAGTGTAGGAGAAGAAAGCCTCATAAGCTTATTAAAGTTAAGAACAATATAGACTTTTGTCCTGAATGTGGTCACCTGAAACAGAAACATGTCCTCTGTGGCTATTGCTATGAGAAGGTGTGCAAGGAAACAGCAGAAATCAGAAGACAGATAGGGAAGCAAGAGGGGGGCCCTTTCAAGGCTCCTACTGTGGAGACTGTGGTGCTGTACTCGGGGGAGACGCCCTCCGAGCACGAGCAAGGCAAGAGGATCATTGAGCGAGAGAGAAAGCGGCCATCCTGGTTCACCCAGAATTGA